CCACATTGACCGATCCCGGAAGAAGCGGGGTGAGAAAGGTCAGTGGGCAGGCTGGAGGGGGCAGGTACTAGgggacactccagcctggctcctCTCTGCCAGCCCTGCTCGCTCCTGGCTCCCCTTCCTGCTCCTCTCCTTGGCCCCAGCTCTCCCTGTCCGAGGAGATCGTTCTCAAACTTGCAACCCCCAAGAGgttttccctcctttccctcccagtCTGAATCAGCCTTCCAAAGGAGGACCGGCCTTTCACATCCTTACAAAAACTCCACGCTAAGCACAAGCACAGGCTCTGCCACACCTCAGCTGCCCTGGGACCCAGTCCCGGTCCCTGTCCAGGCCCACACCTGAGACCTGCTGTCCTCCCATTGCCCCCAGGAAGTGGGTGGGGCCCCTCATGCTTGCCCAGCCAGAGAGACCTGGTTATCCCCACCCGAGGTTTCCCTAGCCCACGGCGGGTCTGGGGCGCTGGGTGAGATAACTGCAGTGGCCTCCCCCTGCAGAGGAGACAGAATATGAGTACAGCGGCAGCGAGGAGGAAGATGACAGCCATGGAGAGGAAGGGGAGCCAAGGTAGGCCTGGCAGGCGGAGTGGGGGTTGGGGCGGTCATCGCTGAGTGGGGAGACTACAGTAGTGCTTGGCTTTGGGGACTCGGCCTGGGGGTGGTGGGCACAGAGAGGTAGAGACTCCTAGAAACCAAATTTCTGAGTGCTAAGAAGTGGAACGAATGACTGAGCAAGAGCTGGGGAGAGAGCAATTCGGGGTGAATGTGGGGCTCAGCAGTAACAGGAAAGGAGGACAGGACTGAAGACCGGGCAGAAGGGGATGGTAAGTCTCCTGGCCACCTGGGAGTGGCCAGAGGCAGAGGCTTTGATCCAGTTAAAGCACCCACTCAGGCGGGCCCACGGGGTTGAGAGTGGGAACCAACAGGGTTCTGACCCCAGTGCTTCTTTGTGCCACCCCTGCCCAGCTCCATCATGAACGTGCCTGGAGAGTCGACTCTACGCCGGGAGTTTCTCCGGCTCCAGCAGGAAAATAAGAGCAACTCAGAGGCtttaaaacagcagcagcagctgcagcagcagcagcagcgagaCCCCGAGGCACACATCAAACACCTGCTGCACCAGCGGCAGCGGCGCATAGAGGAGCAGAAGGAGGAGCGGCGCCGTGTGGAGGAGGTGGGCTGTCTCCCAAGGGCCCAGGCCTGCCCCGGCCTCCTCCTGACCTGCCCCGGGTCCATTAGGGCCTTGGAGAACAGGTTTTAAAATGCCTTAAATGAATGGCATTTCTGTTGAAACAATTATATGATTTCAAATTTCATGATGAGCTGGACTTAACAaaaaatgtaatcccagcactttgggaggctgaggtgggcggatcacctgaggtcaggagtttgagaccagcctggccaacatggtgaaaccccatctctactaataatacaaaaattagccaggcgtggtggcgcatgcctgtaatcccagctactccggaggctgaggcaggagaattgcttggacccgggagcagaggttgcagtgagcagagatcacaccactgcactccagcctgggtgacagagcaagactccgtctctaataataataagcaaTAACCCGCAGCACCCACACTGTCCACCTGCTACCCCCAAAGTAGGCCCTCTCATTGttgaacaaaaaataatttgcaaGAAAACCTGCTACAGAAGAGCCTTGTGCAGTTTTGAAAAtataggccaggtgaggtggctcacgcctgtaatcccagcactttgggaggcggaggatgggGGCGGAttgtgagatcaggagttcgagaccagcctgtctaatatggtgaaaccccatctctactaaagatacaaaaattagccaggcgtggtggtgcacgtgcctatagttccagctacttaggaggctgaggcaggagaatcgcttgaacctgggaggtggaagttgtagtgagctgagatcacaccactggcctggggaacagagcaagactccgtctccaaaatataaaaaaataaatatagcgtTCAGATAGTATAGTAACAAagtcctatcttttttttttttttttgagatggagttttgctcttgttgcccagggtggcgaGTGTAGTGGCGCACTCTAGGCTCACCGCAAaacttccgtctcccaggttcaagtgattctcctgcctcagcctcctgaggagctgggattacaggaatgcgccaccacgcccggctaattttgtatttttttcagtagagacagggtttctgcatgttggtcaggctggtctcgaactcccgacctcaggtgatccacctgcctcggcctcccaaagtgctgggattacaggtgtgagccaccgcacccagccacaaagTCCTATCTAACAAGGTGTTACCTGGAGAAGGCCTGCTGGCAACTTCATTGCAGAAGTAGGCACAAGTTCCCTCAAGTGTAAGGGTCCCTCAGGGTGTGTgcttttgttggtggtggtggtggtagactTCGTGAAAGCCACCACAGAAATACCGTGAAAGTAAAGTACCACCTGGGCACTGGCGCTTGTCAAGGAGTGGGCCAGGTCCCTCTTTTCTGTGCTTTCTGTGCACGGGCACCTGGTGCCCTCTTGTGGCCAAAGGCTATCACTACGACCTGCTCTATATGGACTTCAGGCAAAGGTCGATTTTAGGCTAGGAGTGCTGGGGAGGCTTGTTTTGAGTTCGGCTTTGGTTTGTTGTttggtggggtgtggggagtggaAGGTGTTGTCTAGCTAAGCCCACCCCACAGGCAGCAGTCAGTCGCACAGCCTCTCTCGTCACAGCTACCGGCTGTTTACCCGAGCCCAGCCCCGCGGGCCCTTGGGTGGGGATGGGTATAGTTGCAGAAACAAGCGGAAGCCGGTCTCTCTCACCACCCTCCGTGGTGAGCAAGGAGGGCTCCCCTCCCTGTCCATGGAGGGGCAGTGCTGACGCGATGTCCGGTATGGTTCTTAAGACCACCTGGCTCTCCCCACAGCAACAGCGGCGGGAGCGGGAGCAGCGGAAGCTGCAGGAGAAGGAGCAGCAGCGGCGGCTGGAGGACATGCAGGTTCTGCGGCGGGAGGAGGAGCGGCGGCAGGCGGAGCGTGAGCAGGTAGAGCGCCGCACCCGCATCCCTGCCCTCCCGCCCTCCCGCTCCTGCTGCCTGCCGCCCCTGCTCCCCGTgcccttcccccttctctcccccacccccagattCCTCCTATCTTTTCTAgcttcactctttctctctgttttctcccACCCTTCAACCCCAACCCTGaccccctccctcttccttccctgcctcatTCCCATCTCTTTACCCCATCCCTGACTCCCCGACCCCTTCCTCATCCCCCCTCATTCCCTGTGCCCTCTTCTTCCCCATCTGTGCCGCATGGCCCCCATGGGGCTCATGTCATCCCCTCGCCTACCTCTCTCTTACTCTTCCCCTGCACCCCCTCATTCTCCTGCGgatcccttcctccttctccaacTCGCTGCtgctgccctcctctgcctcttcctccttccctgccctctgccccccaccccacaccctgtCCCCCAGGAGTATATTCGTCACAGGCTAGAGGAGGAGCAGCGACAGCTCGAGATCCTTCAGCAACAGCTGCTCCAGGAACAGGCCCTGCTGCTGGTAACGGGTCCCTCAGCGTCCTCTGGGAAGATGCTTTTCAGAGCTTCTTTGCTGGAACGGGATGGGAACACTTCAAGGGAAGGGATTCACCCAGGACATCAAGGGAATACATCTCCTCTCTAGGCAGTTGGAGAAAAGAGAGGGCATGCCTGCTCTAACTCCCAGGGCCACACCCTGCTGAGCCCTCTCTCCCTACCCTTGGGCCCAGGAATACAAGCGGAAGCAGCTGGAGGAGCAGCGGCAGTCAGAACGTCTCCAGAGGcagctgcagcaggagcatgcCTACCTCAAGTCcctgcagcagcagcaacagcagcagcagcttcagaaacagcagcagcagcagctcctgcCTGGGGACAGGAAGCCCCTGTACCATTATGGTCGGGGCATGAATCCCACTGACAAACCAGCCTGGGCCCGAGAGGTACTCACTGCCTCTTTTGCCTCCTGAGACTGCAGTCCCACTGCCTGAGGCCTGGAGAGCCACAAGAAGTAGTTGTTCACAGTAGCAGGCACCAAGTAGGGGAAAGGAGCACACAGCACAGAGCGTAGGGCGGGAGTAGTTAGGGCAGGTGGGACCCTCAGTTTTGAGAACAGGGAGGCAAGAGCTGGCCTGCTTGACATCCCTTCACATCACAGGTAGAAGAGAGAACAAGGATGAACAAGCAGCAGAACTCTCCCTTGGCCAAGAGCAAGCCAGGCAGCACGGGGCCTGAGCCCCCCATCCCCCAGGCCTCCCCAGGGCCCCCAGGACCCCTTTCCCAGACTCCTCCTATGCAGAGGCCGGTGGAGCCCCAGGAGGGACCGCACAAGGTGAGTCTCTCCCCACCCCTGTCTTAATGAAGACACAGGGAGCTTTGTTCAGagcacaggtacacacacacgcgcgcgcacacacacacacacctgctcaGCCCTGAGCCAGGATTACAGAGCACAGGCCTTGTGGACAGACTCACTCACCTGCTTCTTGCTGCCTGTGTCTGTCCTGACTTAGCTGTCATCAGGCTCAAGGAACCCCTTGTCCTTCAATGGAGGAAGGGGCAACTAAAGTCCCTTCCCACCCCAGACCCCGATTCGCAGGTGGGGATGTGCCATGGAGCAGGCAGCCCACCCTCCCTGGTCTCTCCCTGCAGAGCCTGGTGGCACACCGGGTCCCACTGAAGCCATATGCAGCACCTGTACCCCGATCCCAGTCCCTGCAGGACCAGCCCACCCGAAACCTGGCTGCCTTCCCAGCCTCCCATGACCCCGACCCTGCCATCCCCGCACCCACTGCCACGCCCAGTGCCCGAGGAGCTGTCATCCGCCAGAATTCAGACCCCACCTCTGAAGGACCTGGCCCCAGCCCGAATCCCCCAGCCTGGGTCCGCTCAGATAACGAGGCCCCACCCAAGGTAAGGACAGTCCTGCAGGCCCAGGGAAAAGCAGAGAGCTAGTCATGAGGAGAAGGAGGGCAGTGAAGGGGCAGGCCACATGGAGGAAGAGTGCAGGGCGGGAAGCGAGAGAAAGCCAGGGCGCTGCCCTGCCGGGGTCAGCCGTCCAGCTGAGGACGCGACGTGGAGGGGTGGCATCGGTCCCCGTGGGGAGCGTGGGAATGGAGAAACGCCCAGGGTGTTTTGGGAGCGCTAAGGGGCAGACTTTGCGAGTTAGAACCGCAGCTCCACCGTCATCCAGCTTCATAACCCTGGACGGATTCACTAACtcccctgaacctcagttttctcatccatcaAAGTGGGGGAgctcacctctcagaggtgaggCTTAGACGTCTGAGAAGTGCCTGTCGCAGCGCCAGCTCGCAGCACGTGGACTTCTCTCCACAGGTGCCTCAGAGGACCTCATCTATCGCCACTGCCCTTAACACCAGTGGGGCCGGAGGGTCCCGGCCAGCCCAGGCAGTCCGTGCCAGGTAATGCCTGGGTAGGGCAACGCCTGGGTGAGGTCTGAGGGCAGCCTAGGGAGTAGGGGGGCACAGGGACTTTACCAGCCTACCCGCCTAGGGGTGGGCAAGCCCCAGCCCCATCACCTCAGCGCCCCCCCCCGCCCCCTCGGCACCCCTGTGCTCCCTTCACAGACCTCGCAGCAACTCCGCCTGGCAAATCTATCTGCAAAGGCGGGCAGAGCGGGGCACCCCAAAGCCTCCAGGGCCCCCTGCTCAGCCCCCTGGCCCGCCCAACGCCTCTAGGTAATAGAGTTGTCCCCCGACTCACTCTCACCTCTCACTTCTGCCACCCGCTTCCCTGGTGATGGCTCCCTCTGCAGTGCAGCTCAGCACCCCAGAGAAGGGAGCACTCTGCCTCCCTGACACTGACTCTGCCCCCCCAACAGTAACCCCGACCTCAGGAGGAGCGACCCTGGCTGGGAACGCTCGGACAGCGTCCTTCCAGCCTCTCACGGGCACCTCCCCCAGGCTGGCTCACTGGAGCGGAACCGCGTGGGAGGTATGTGAGCCAGGGCTGGGCAGCCTGCTCTGGGCCGGGGGGCTTATCACCATGGACCCTGCCTTTGGTGGCGTTGGACTGGGGCACCCACAGGGACAGGGAGGACCTGTGTGGGTATGGAACTTGGGGCTGAGTTCTGGGGCTCAGGGTGTGGGCTTGAGGCCATCCCTTGTTCAGGCATCAGTGACCTTCTTCCACCCTGCCGTCCAGCCTCCTCCAAACTGGACAGCTCCCCAGTGCTCTCCCCTGGGAATAAAGCCAAGCCCGATGACCACCGCTCACGGCCAGGCCGGCCCGCAGTGAGTCACCTGGTGGCAGGCATGGCCTGCCTCATCCTGGTTTGGGGCTTAGCGCCAGGGTGCTGGGTGTCAGGGGTGGGGTCTCCGCTGATCTACCGAGAAGGGCTGTGGGGATGGAGGGGACTGGTGCTTCTCATGGTACTAACCTTTTCTAACCTCTCTCCTAACCTCTCTCCTGGCTCTTTCTTCCCCTGCGGCCCCTCCCAGAGCTATAAGCGAGCAATTGGTGAGGTTAGTGAGATGGGCCTGCTTGTGGGAGCCCCTCCTGTCGCCCTGCTGGGGTGTCCCGGCACCCTTTGTCTACCTCCACCCAGGCCCAGCTTCTCCCTGCCCCTCACGTGGCTCCTCCCTGCAGGACTTCGTGTTGCTGAAAGAGCGGACCCTGGACGaggcccctcggcctcccaagaaggCCATGGACTACTCGTCGTCCAGCGAGGAGGTGGAAAGCAgtgaggaggacgaggaggaagGCGAAGGCGGGCCAGCAGAGGGGAGCAGAGATACCCCTGGGGGCCGGTACGGCTTCGGGAGTGGGGCCCTCCCACTCCAAggcacagggagggaggggaagtggCAGTGGGGAAGAGGTGGGGCTTTGGGGCAAGTCTGAGGGAGAGCGGCTCCCTTCTCTAGAGAGCGGGGTGAGGGTGCAGGTTCCTGTCTCTCTCCCGCTGCCCTGTGGGGTGGCCTCTTCAAGTGCCTGTCTGCCCCTGTGCCAGCCTGCCCTGTGTGCCATGCAGGGAAGCACCTCACGGTGGAGCAGGGGCTACACCGTGAGGGTGGAGCAGGTTGTGTTTTGAATAGAGACAAAAGCCTGGGCTCTGGCTGCCATCTGCTGCCTTTGGCACTTCTGTGGCCAGGGGCAGGACCTGGAGGGGCCCCACCTTCCTCTCTCACAGCAGCGATGGGGATACAGACAGCGTCAGCACCATGGTGGTCCACGACGTCGAGGAGATCACCGGGACCCAGCCCCCATACGGGGGCGGCACCATGGTGGTCCAGCGCGTGAGTGAGCCTCTGCTCCCTCCCCTGTACCTGTGTGTGCCCTCCTCAGCCCCACGCCAACCTTGCCCTCTGTCCTGTAGACCCCTGAAGAGGAGCGGAACCTGCTGCATGCTGACAGCAATGGGTATACAAACCTGCCTGACGTGGTCCAGCCCAGCCACTCACCCACCGAGAACAGCAAAGGCCAAAGCCCACCCTCGAAGGATGGGAGTGGTGACGTAAGTGGGCCGGAGGCAGGTCCGCCGGGAGAGAAGAGCCTTGGCGATGGGCGGGAGGTCCCGGTGCTGGGTCACGGCAGAGGATGGGGCGGAGCGCTGGGAGCTGGACAGCGGGGGTGCCAGTTGGGGAGCTGGAGCCTGGGGAACAGCAGCAGGGGCAGGGCCGCAGCTGGACTTGCACTTGTCTGCCTGACTGCTGTCCCCTCCCACAGTACCAGTCTCGTGGGCTGGTAAAGGCCCCTGGCAAGAGCTCGTTCACGATGTTTGTGGATCTAGGGATCTACCAGCCTGGAGGCAGTGGGGACAGCATCCCCATCACAGGTGAGGACAGGAGGACAGACCTGCTGTGAGGCCGGGGTCCAGGGGCAGCCTGGATGGGAGCACAGTGGTCTTGAGACGCAGCCTCACAAAGCATAGCCACAGGACCTCTCCCTTGGGCCCTAGCACCTGCCTGGGCACAGAGGCAAGGAAGGGCCTCTGAGACCCCTCCTTCCTGTCCCACAGGACAGGAAATGCTTAGAGTTGCCAGGGGACCTGGGCAAAGACTCAAAGCTAACAAGTGACAGAAATGGGACTTGAGCCAGACCTTTTGACTCCAAGTCCAGCACTCTATCCCCCTCTCCCATGCACCTCCTCTCCTCctgtctttctcctcctttctgcGTATTATGAGGTGCCAAGACCTGATATAGGGGATGGAGGTAAAAAGAGATGGGGTGAGAAGCTgcagcccctcctcccacctcctcccacctcctcctccttctggcAGCCCTAGTGGGTGGAGAGGGCACTCGGCTCGACCAGCTGCAGTACGACGTGAGGAAGGGTTCTGTGGTCAACGTGAATCCCACCAACACCCGGGCCCACAGTGAGACCCCTGAGATCCGGAAGTACAAGAAGCGATTCAACTCCGAGATCCTCTGTGCAGCCCTTTGGGGTAAGCCAGGGCAGGGACAGCTGAGGAGGCTCTGGCGTGGCTCCTGTGCTCCTGGTTAGGTGAGGGCCTGGCTGAGCCTCTGACCTGCCCAAGGGCTCCTGTTGCAGGGGTCAACCTGCTGGTGGGCACAGAGAACGGGCTGATGTTGCTGGACCGAAGTGGGCAGGGCAAGGTGTATGGACTCATTGGGCGGCGACGCTTCCAGCAGATGGATGTGCTGGAGGGGCTCAACCTGCTCATCACCATCTCAGGTACAGGTGTGgtgagtgggggagggaggaggggctcaGCTCCTTGGCGCTGTCACCGTCTTCTGCCTGGGAGGAGGGCAGCCTTGGTCCAGGCACTGGAAGGTGGGGCCGCACTTTCTCACCCCTTGTGGTATGCTGACAGAGGAGGGGCGGTGGCATTCAGGCCTCAGATGAGAATGGGGggtgtgtctgtctgtccatcccTCAGGGAAAAGGAACAAACTGCGGGTGTATTACCTGTCCTGGCTCCGGAACAAGATTCTGCACAATGACCCAGAAGTGGAGAAGAAGCAGGGCTGGACCACCGTGGGGGACATGGAGGGCTGCGGGCACTACCGTGTCGGTGAGGATGTCCCAACAGAGTGGCCAGCACATACTTGTTCATGAAGAGACAGAAATGGATCTGGGAGCCAGGGACTTGGGGCCTGGGTGGGGCAGTGTAGTGACAGACCACGGGGAGGCGCCCGTGGCGCAAGAAGGGAAGTCTCAGCATCCCTCTTCTCTCCCGCCCCCAGTGAAATACGAGCGGATTAAGTTCCTGGTCATCGCCCTCAAG
The sequence above is a segment of the Gorilla gorilla gorilla isolate KB3781 chromosome 19, NHGRI_mGorGor1-v2.1_pri, whole genome shotgun sequence genome. Coding sequences within it:
- the MINK1 gene encoding misshapen-like kinase 1 isoform X11; translation: MGDPAPARSLDDIDLSALRDPAGIFELVEVVGNGTYGQVYKGRHVKTGQLAAIKVMDVTEDEEEEIKQEINMLKKYSHHRNIATYYGAFIKKSPPGNDDQLWLVMEFCGAGSVTDLVKNTKGNALKEDCIAYICREILRGLAHLHAHKVIHRDIKGQNVLLTENAEVKLVDFGVSAQLDRTVGRRNTFIGTPYWMAPEVIACDENPDATYDYRSDIWSLGITAIEMAEGAPPLCDMHPMRALFLIPRNPPPRLKSKKWSKKFIDFIDTCLIKTYLSRPPTEQLLKFPFIRDQPTERQVRIQLKDHIDRSRKKREETEYEYSGSEEEDDSHGEEGEPSSIMNVPGESTLRREFLRLQQENKSNSEALKQQQQLQQQQQRDPEAHIKHLLHQRQRRIEEQKEERRRVEEQQRREREQRKLQEKEQQRRLEDMQVLRREEERRQAEREQEYKRKQLEEQRQSERLQRQLQQEHAYLKSLQQQQQQQQLQKQQQQQLLPGDRKPLYHYGRGMNPTDKPAWAREVEERTRMNKQQNSPLAKSKPGSTGPEPPIPQASPGPPGPLSQTPPMQRPVEPQEGPHKSLVAHRVPLKPYAAPVPRSQSLQDQPTRNLAAFPASHDPDPAIPAPTATPSARGAVIRQNSDPTSEGPGPSPNPPAWVRSDNEAPPKVPQRTSSIATALNTSGAGGSRPAQAVRARPRSNSAWQIYLQRRAERGTPKPPGPPAQPPGPPNASSNPDLRRSDPGWERSDSVLPASHGHLPQAGSLERNRVGASSKLDSSPVLSPGNKAKPDDHRSRPGRPASYKRAIGEDFVLLKERTLDEAPRPPKKAMDYSSSSEEVESSEEDEEEGEGGPAEGSRDTPGGRDGDTDSVSTMVVHDVEEITGTQPPYGGGTMVVQRTPEEERNLLHADSNGYTNLPDVVQPSHSPTENSKGQSPPSKDGSGDYQSRGLVKAPGKSSFTMFVDLGIYQPGGSGDSIPITALVGGEGTRLDQLQYDVRKGSVVNVNPTNTRAHSETPEIRKYKKRFNSEILCAALWGVNLLVGTENGLMLLDRSGQGKVYGLIGRRRFQQMDVLEGLNLLITISGKRNKLRVYYLSWLRNKILHNDPEVEKKQGWTTVGDMEGCGHYRVVKYERIKFLVIALKSSVEVYAWAPKPYHKFMAFKSFADLPHRPLLVDLTVEEGQRLKVIYGSSAGFHAVDVDSGNSYDIYIPVHIQSQITPHAIIFLPNTDGMEMLLCYEDEGVYVNTYGRIIKDVVLQWGEMPTSVAYICSNQIMGWGEKAIEIRSVETGHLDGVFMHKRAQRLKFLCERNDKVFFASVRSGGSSQVYFMTLNRNCIMNW
- the MINK1 gene encoding misshapen-like kinase 1 isoform X15, translated to MGDPAPARSLDDIDLSALRDPAGIFELVEVVGNGTYGQVYKGRHVKTGQLAAIKVMDVTEDEEEEIKQEINMLKKYSHHRNIATYYGAFIKKSPPGNDDQLWLVMEFCGAGSVTDLVKNTKGNALKEDCIAYICREILRGLAHLHAHKVIHRDIKGQNVLLTENAEVKLVDFGVSAQLDRTVGRRNTFIGTPYWMAPEVIACDENPDATYDYRSDIWSLGITAIEMAEGAPPLCDMHPMRALFLIPRNPPPRLKSKKWSKKFIDFIDTCLIKTYLSRPPTEQLLKFPFIRDQPTERQVRIQLKDHIDRSRKKREETEYEYSGSEEEDDSHGEEGEPSSIMNVPGESTLRREFLRLQQENKSNSEALKQQQQLQQQQQRDPEAHIKHLLHQRQRRIEEQKEERRRVEEQQRREREQRKLQEKEQQRRLEDMQVLRREEERRQAEREQEYKRKQLEEQRQSERLQRQLQQEHAYLKSLQQQQQQQQLQKQQQQQLLPGDRKPLYHYGRGMNPTDKPAWAREVEERTRMNKQQNSPLAKSKPGSTGPEPPIPQASPGPPGPLSQTPPMQRPVEPQEGPHKSLVAHRVPLKPYAAPVPRSQSLQDQPTRNLAAFPASHDPDPAIPAPTATPSARGAVIRQNSDPTSEGPGPSPNPPAWVRSDNEAPPKVPQRTSSIATALNTSGAGGSRPAQAVRARPRSNSAWQIYLQRRAERGTPKPPGPPAQPPGPPNASSNPDLRRSDPGWERSDSVLPASHGHLPQAGSLERNRVGASSKLDSSPVLSPGNKAKPDDHRSRPGRPADFVLLKERTLDEAPRPPKKAMDYSSSSEEVESSEEDEEEGEGGPAEGSRDTPGGRSDGDTDSVSTMVVHDVEEITGTQPPYGGGTMVVQRTPEEERNLLHADSNGYTNLPDVVQPSHSPTENSKGQSPPSKDGSGDYQSRGLVKAPGKSSFTMFVDLGIYQPGGSGDSIPITALVGGEGTRLDQLQYDVRKGSVVNVNPTNTRAHSETPEIRKYKKRFNSEILCAALWGVNLLVGTENGLMLLDRSGQGKVYGLIGRRRFQQMDVLEGLNLLITISGKRNKLRVYYLSWLRNKILHNDPEVEKKQGWTTVGDMEGCGHYRVVKYERIKFLVIALKSSVEVYAWAPKPYHKFMAFKSFADLPHRPLLVDLTVEEGQRLKVIYGSSAGFHAVDVDSGNSYDIYIPVHIQSQITPHAIIFLPNTDGMEMLLCYEDEGVYVNTYGRIIKDVVLQWGEMPTSVAYICSNQIMGWGEKAIEIRSVETGHLDGVFMHKRAQRLKFLCERNDKVFFASVRSGGSSQVYFMTLNRNCIMNW
- the MINK1 gene encoding misshapen-like kinase 1 isoform X26, with the protein product MGDPAPARSLDDIDLSALRDPAGIFELVEVVGNGTYGQVYKGRHVKTGQLAAIKVMDVTEDEEEEIKQEINMLKKYSHHRNIATYYGAFIKKSPPGNDDQLWLVMEFCGAGSVTDLVKNTKGNALKEDCIAYICREILRGLAHLHAHKVIHRDIKGQNVLLTENAEVKLVDFGVSAQLDRTVGRRNTFIGTPYWMAPEVIACDENPDATYDYRSDIWSLGITAIEMAEGAPPLCDMHPMRALFLIPRNPPPRLKSKKWSKKFIDFIDTCLIKTYLSRPPTEQLLKFPFIRDQPTERQVRIQLKDHIDRSRKKREETEYEYSGSEEEDDSHGEEGEPSSIMNVPGESTLRREFLRLQQENKSNSEALKQQQQLQQQQQRDPEAHIKHLLHQRQRRIEEQKEERRRVEEQQRREREQRKLQEKEQQRRLEDMQVLRREEERRQAEREQEYKRKQLEEQRQSERLQRQLQQEHAYLKSLQQQQQQQQLQKQQQQQLLPGDRKPLYHYGRGMNPTDKPAWAREVEERTRMNKQQNSPLAKSKPGSTGPEPPIPQASPGPPGPLSQTPPMQRPVEPQEGPHKSLVAHRVPLKPYAAPVPRSQSLQDQPTRNLAAFPASHDPDPAIPAPTATPSARGAVIRQNSDPTSEGPGPSPNPPAWVRSDNEAPPKVPQRTSSIATALNTSGAGGSRPAQAVRASNPDLRRSDPGWERSDSVLPASHGHLPQAGSLERNRVGASSKLDSSPVLSPGNKAKPDDHRSRPGRPASYKRAIGEDFVLLKERTLDEAPRPPKKAMDYSSSSEEVESSEEDEEEGEGGPAEGSRDTPGGRSDGDTDSVSTMVVHDVEEITGTQPPYGGGTMVVQRTPEEERNLLHADSNGYTNLPDVVQPSHSPTENSKGQSPPSKDGSGDYQSRGLVKAPGKSSFTMFVDLGIYQPGGSGDSIPITALVGGEGTRLDQLQYDVRKGSVVNVNPTNTRAHSETPEIRKYKKRFNSEILCAALWGVNLLVGTENGLMLLDRSGQGKVYGLIGRRRFQQMDVLEGLNLLITISGKRNKLRVYYLSWLRNKILHNDPEVEKKQGWTTVGDMEGCGHYRVVKYERIKFLVIALKSSVEVYAWAPKPYHKFMAFKSFADLPHRPLLVDLTVEEGQRLKVIYGSSAGFHAVDVDSGNSYDIYIPVHIQSQITPHAIIFLPNTDGMEMLLCYEDEGVYVNTYGRIIKDVVLQWGEMPTSVAYICSNQIMGWGEKAIEIRSVETGHLDGVFMHKRAQRLKFLCERNDKVFFASVRSGGSSQVYFMTLNRNCIMNW
- the MINK1 gene encoding misshapen-like kinase 1 isoform X17; its protein translation is MGDPAPARSLDDIDLSALRDPAGIFELVEVVGNGTYGQVYKGRHVKTGQLAAIKVMDVTEDEEEEIKQEINMLKKYSHHRNIATYYGAFIKKSPPGNDDQLWLVMEFCGAGSVTDLVKNTKGNALKEDCIAYICREILRGLAHLHAHKVIHRDIKGQNVLLTENAEVKLVDFGVSAQLDRTVGRRNTFIGTPYWMAPEVIACDENPDATYDYRSDIWSLGITAIEMAEGAPPLCDMHPMRALFLIPRNPPPRLKSKKWSKKFIDFIDTCLIKTYLSRPPTEQLLKFPFIRDQPTERQVRIQLKDHIDRSRKKRGEKEETEYEYSGSEEEDDSHGEEGEPSSIMNVPGESTLRREFLRLQQENKSNSEALKQQQQLQQQQQRDPEAHIKHLLHQRQRRIEEQKEERRRVEEQQRREREQRKLQEKEQQRRLEDMQVLRREEERRQAEREQEYIRHRLEEEQRQLEILQQQLLQEQALLLEYKRKQLEEQRQSERLQRQLQQEHAYLKSLQQQQQQQQLQKQQQQQLLPGDRKPLYHYGRGMNPTDKPAWAREVEERTRMNKQQNSPLAKSKPGSTGPEPPIPQASPGPPGPLSQTPPMQRPVEPQEGPHKSLVAHRVPLKPYAAPVPRSQSLQDQPTRNLAAFPASHDPDPAIPAPTATPSARGAVIRQNSDPTSEGPGPSPNPPAWVRSDNEAPPKVPQRTSSIATALNTSGAGGSRPAQAVRASNPDLRRSDPGWERSDSVLPASHGHLPQAGSLERNRVGASSKLDSSPVLSPGNKAKPDDHRSRPGRPADFVLLKERTLDEAPRPPKKAMDYSSSSEEVESSEEDEEEGEGGPAEGSRDTPGGRSDGDTDSVSTMVVHDVEEITGTQPPYGGGTMVVQRTPEEERNLLHADSNGYTNLPDVVQPSHSPTENSKGQSPPSKDGSGDYQSRGLVKAPGKSSFTMFVDLGIYQPGGSGDSIPITALVGGEGTRLDQLQYDVRKGSVVNVNPTNTRAHSETPEIRKYKKRFNSEILCAALWGVNLLVGTENGLMLLDRSGQGKVYGLIGRRRFQQMDVLEGLNLLITISGKRNKLRVYYLSWLRNKILHNDPEVEKKQGWTTVGDMEGCGHYRVVKYERIKFLVIALKSSVEVYAWAPKPYHKFMAFKSFADLPHRPLLVDLTVEEGQRLKVIYGSSAGFHAVDVDSGNSYDIYIPVHIQSQITPHAIIFLPNTDGMEMLLCYEDEGVYVNTYGRIIKDVVLQWGEMPTSVAYICSNQIMGWGEKAIEIRSVETGHLDGVFMHKRAQRLKFLCERNDKVFFASVRSGGSSQVYFMTLNRNCIMNW